The genomic DNA GCTTTCCCATTGGAAAGGGCTATTGCCTGTTCAAAATACTGCTGACCCTTCTCAGGCTGCCCACCCAATGCCGGAGGCCGAAGTGAATTGATCACACCGAGATACAATTGCGGATTGCCGTTTTCATACGTCGCATCAAGGGCGACAATCCGTTCCAACGCCGCCTCCACCTTGGGCAAGTCAGCCACGGCATTCCAGTCAGCATTCCCCACCTGAATCCGCACCAGCCATGTCAGTGTGTATGTATACAGCGCCGGAACATCCCGCTTGCCGAGTTTTCCCAATGCCGCCATGTATTGATCAAACGGGAGTTTTTCCAAATCACAGGCCGCAGCATTCTTCCGGCAGAGCGCGCGTTCCCCGTAGCCTCTGGCCTTGTTCGCCAAGCGCACCGCCCGTTCCGGAGACTCGGCGAACACCCCGGCATACACGGCATACAGTTTGGCTCCGGCCATCAGTAACCCCACGTCATTGGGAGCGTCCTGAATGAGACTGTCCGTCAGGAGCATATAGGCAGGCGCGCCATCACGAACGGTTTCCGGATCATCCTGATTCATGATGGCTCTGGAAAGACCGTCACCGATATTCATCATCGCGCACCCGACAAACACGAACAGCAAGCCTGCCAAAATCAGCAGACGCATGGCTCCGGATTTTTTCTGCATGTTGAGCATTGAAAGACTCCCGTTGGAAACGCTTGAGACAACAGCAGTGAAACCTCTTCACGCCTGAAAGATTCCCACTTCACAAACTAGCAAATATCAGGGACTGCTCGACAGTATTTTTATTTTGAGACGGAGAAAAACAGACGAAAAAATGAGCGTAAATTGTTTTCATGTATGAACGCCCAGAAACTCTACAAAACAATTCGATTGAATTTATTGTAAAAAAGAATTCACAGCATCCCGTTGGCAAAGGCGATTTGTACCAAATCCACAACGGATTTGCATTCCAGCTTTCTGAGCAAGTTACGCCGGTGGGTATCCACTGTATGCTTGCTGATATACAACGCTTCGGCAATTTCCCGACTGGTCATTCCCGCAGCCAGATTTCGCAATATATCCAGCTCTCTTGCCGTAACCCTGTTGAAACCGCTTGATGACGGATTGAATATCTCCGAATAGAACGTCTCACAAAAACCGGAATCATTTATCCGCTTGCATGAAGCCCTCATGGGCAACACGCCCCTGTCTGCCAAGATGATGACATTACCCAGCGCAAGGGAGAGAACACCGTACTGGTCCAACTCCAAAACATACACCTGCTCAAGCAAGTTGAGATACTCACCGTTTTTGCGCTTGAACCGATAATTGTATTGGAACTGAATATCCTTCACCTCCTCTCCGGGAAGCTCCCCTACAAGTCGAACCAAAGACGGATACACACGGTCCACAAGAATTTCAGCGTCATCAGGATGAACGCACTCAAAAAACAACTCTATGCCTCTTTCAAAAAATTCTTCATTGCTGTAGCCGGAAACCTTCTCCTGCTGCCGACCAAGAAATCGATATTTACCCGGCGGTTCGACGATATAAAAAAACGATGCTGATTCCGGAAGAAACGCATCAATGGCAATGTGTTGCTCTACGTGTTTCTCAATGATGGTTTCCTTGACGAAACCACTTTTCGTTAAATCCTGATAAGCTCGCACGTAATTTCGCATTCCCCCCCCCTCACCCT from uncultured Pseudodesulfovibrio sp. includes the following:
- a CDS encoding TRAP transporter TatT component family protein, producing the protein MLNMQKKSGAMRLLILAGLLFVFVGCAMMNIGDGLSRAIMNQDDPETVRDGAPAYMLLTDSLIQDAPNDVGLLMAGAKLYAVYAGVFAESPERAVRLANKARGYGERALCRKNAAACDLEKLPFDQYMAALGKLGKRDVPALYTYTLTWLVRIQVGNADWNAVADLPKVEAALERIVALDATYENGNPQLYLGVINSLRPPALGGQPEKGQQYFEQAIALSNGKALAVKVAYARYYARLVYDQELHDRLLSEVVESNPVAPELTLANVLAQREAVVLLESGTDYF
- a CDS encoding LuxR C-terminal-related transcriptional regulator; the encoded protein is MRNYVRAYQDLTKSGFVKETIIEKHVEQHIAIDAFLPESASFFYIVEPPGKYRFLGRQQEKVSGYSNEEFFERGIELFFECVHPDDAEILVDRVYPSLVRLVGELPGEEVKDIQFQYNYRFKRKNGEYLNLLEQVYVLELDQYGVLSLALGNVIILADRGVLPMRASCKRINDSGFCETFYSEIFNPSSSGFNRVTARELDILRNLAAGMTSREIAEALYISKHTVDTHRRNLLRKLECKSVVDLVQIAFANGML